Genomic segment of Candidatus Baltobacteraceae bacterium:
GCATCGCGATCGCGCCACTGGTCTTCGGCTTTGTGATGTTTTTGATCGCCTACGGAATGAACGAGTGGATTGCGCCCGCTTCGGTGGATCTCTCGACGCGCACGTTCTATCAAATCATCTACCATACCGACGCGCTTCCCGTGGAGCCGCAGTTTTTCCGCAAGGATCAGGATACCGGCAACGTCTTCTACGTCACGCAGGTCGGTACCGACAACCGCACGATGGAAGACGTGCAGATTTTCAAGCCGGCGCGCTACGGCCCGTGGAACGAGACGCTGCAGGCGAAAACCGCGTCGGTCAGAGGGAACTCGCTAGTCCTGCACGACGTCATCGATACGCGTTACAACAACGACGGCTATTTGACCAACCAACAGCGCGTCAAGGAAATCTCCATCGGTTTGCCGATGGGAGAGACGGTGTCGCAGTTCGTCAGCAACGTCAACAACGATCCATGGACGATGAGCAGCAAGTCGCTGCGCCAGCAGGTCAACGCGCTCGAGACGCAGGGAATCGGCGGCACCGCGCTGGGCAACTTGCAGCTCAATCTCGCCGACAAGCTCGCGTGGCCGTTCGCCTGCTTCATCGGCGTCGTCTTGGCGCTCCCCTTAGCATTGCGTTTCGGCAAACGCGGCCGGACGCTCGGCATCGCGATGGCCATCATCGCGTTCTTCGTCTATTACCTCATGACGTCGGCGGCGGCGGCCTTCGGTCGCAACGGCGCGATCAACCCGTACCTCGCGGCCTGGTTGCCAAATGCCCTCATGGGAATCGTGGGTGTGACCTTGCTCAGGCTGGAAGAGCGCTGAGCCGGTGTTTCTTTCGCGCAAGGGAAGTCGCGGCGTCGCCGCGATCGCATCGTTCGTTGCGCTGCTAAACGCCGTACCGGCGTGGGGATCGGCGCCGACCGGCGCCGACGGTAATGCAGCGACCGCGCTCATGCTTTTCAACCGCCAAACGTGCGCGCAGCGCTATTCGGGCGGCAGCCAACAACAAGTCGCGCAAGTCACGCCGAGTCCGTCGCCATCGGCGAGTCCCGTTTCGACGCCGGGTTTACCCAATACGATTCCCGGCACCGGAAACGGAACGTACCAGCTGTACGCGACACCGCGGCCGCGGCCGGGGTCCACGGCCATAGTGAGCCCGCCGCCGGTCCCGACGCCGACACCCGGTCCGACCGGATCGGGGCCTCCAATCTTCCTCGAGCGCGGCGGCGAAACGCCGCCGCCGATCGCGCCGGCCGGACACGCGACGCCCACGCCGACGCCCGTGCCGACCGGCGTGCCGACGTTGCCGCCCGGATACGTCGCGGTGATCTCAGATCGTGTCGAAGGCGGAACGAAGAAAGGTCAGCCCTCGGATGCCATCGGCAACGTTCACATCTACTATCGCGACGAAGAACTCGTCGGCGAACGCGCGCACTTCGACGGCAACCGGACGATCACGCTGACCGGTCATCCGTTCTTAGTCAACCACACGCACGACTCGATCCTCACCGCCGACGAAATCTCGTTCGACACGATCGCCGAGACGGCCAAGCTGATTCACGGCAACGGCGAAAGCGCCGAAGGCGTTCAGATCGGCTTCATCCACTTCCACGCGACCGACTTGCACACCGATAACGACGGCAGCGCGCACGGCATCGATCCCTATTTGACGACGTGCGAAAATCCGCGCGGCGGCTATCACGTCACTGGAAAAACGATCGACGTGATTCCCGGCGACAGGATCGTCATCACGAAGGCGGTCCTGTGGCTCGGCGCCGCAGCCGTCTTCTATCTTCCCAAGCTCATCATACCGTTGCGCACCGTGACGGATCAGCGCCAGCGCCCCCAATGGTTCCCCGAGGTCGGATACGACCAGTACGAAGGCGCCTGGATCAAGATCAAACTCCCGTTTGGTAAAGATCAATACTATTACGGCTATTACATCCTGAACTATTTCACGAAGGCGGGGCTCGGATTAGGTTACGTCGGCTTCTACGCCGCCCACAGCGGCCGGCGCAGTGTCAGCATCAACATCTACGAGCAAAACGACCCGATCGAGGGCGGCCGCACGTACAACGCCGCGCTGCAAGAGCAAGAGAACTTCACCCAGCATTTGCGCGGCAACTTCCAGTTCGCGTATCAGTCGAACTACGGGGCACTGACGAACATTCCGCCCAACGAAACCCTCACCGGCGCGATCGTCCATCAGACCGATCGCGCGTCGCAAAACTACTCCTTCAGCCGCAACTCAGTTGGAACGCAGTCGAGCAGCGACACGTTCACGTTCACCGACACGCGCCAGTTCAACCAGTTCTTGAACCAGGCGGTCAGTCTGAATATCTCCGATTCGGCGACGAACTACATCTCGTCGACGTTCACGCACACGACCGAGTTCGACTACTTGATGCATTACACGACGACCGGCGCCGACTACCAGGTGGAGTACAATAAGACGTATACCGATCAGGGATTCGGCATCAACAAGGTCCCCGAATTCCAAGTCCGGCCGTACGACTTTTTCCAGCATTTCGTCGTTCCGCTGTCGGCGCAGCTGACGTTCGGCGAATACAGCGAACCGTCGTCGCCGGACGTCGATACGACCAGCCTCGCCACGTGGCGCACCGACGCGGGAGTCGTACTCGGTCCGGCTTTGGCCAAAGTCTTCGGCAGCGATTTCCAAGCGACGGTCAACGTCGACCAATACGCGTACGGTACGGGCGACCTCAAAGCCGCCGTCCAGCAGGAGATGTCGCTGACCACGCCCATCGGGTCGCACATCGTCAACTCGCTGACGTACAACGAGGCCAACTACAACGGTCCGGCGCTGGTGCCGTTTCAATATCTCGACCAGCAGCCGACGCAGAACACCCACAACGCGCAGGACCTGATACGCCTATTCAACGACGACGTCTATAGCGTCGCGTTAGGCTGGTCGACGAACTTCCCGCTCAACATGAACGCGCAGCCGGTCAGTTATCAAATTACCGCAAAACCGTCGCAGCGCTCCGTGGTCTTGTTGTCGGGCGCCTACATTCCCGGACCGGGTCTTGGATTCGAGACGACCAACGTGCAGCTCTCGACGCCGTTCGGTCGCGACGCCGCGCTGCAATTCGTCTCGGACATCCAGTGGAAAGGCCCCGAGTTCTTCTCGAACAAGATTTTCTATTACACGCGCACGATCGGAGACTGCTATCAAGTGCGCTTACTCTATAGCGAAGCATCGCGCTCGGTCAACGTTGGATTGAGCATACTGGCGTTCCCGAACCAACAGGCGACGTTTGCGATCGGCCAACCCGGCGGAATCCTTCCGAGTACGTTTAACTACTAACGATTCTCACGAACGAGCGTTCCTCGCGCAGGATCAGCCGTTTGTTTTGGGCCATGGCAAAGTTCGCGCGCGCTTCGTCGTCGCCGCGCAACCGCTCCCGGTACCGTTCGTAAGCCGCCAGGCTGTCGAAGCCGATCAGCGCGTAGGCGACGTCGTTGCTGCCCTCGTGCGGCATGAAGTAGCCGAGTAAGCTTCCGCCGCAGCGCGGAACGATCGTCCCCCAGTTACGCGCGTATTCTTCGAACGCCGCGGTCTGAAACGGGTCGATTTGGTAGCGGATCAAGCAGGTGACGTTCACCCACGCATTGTAGCGCGCGGTCGCTTCAGGTTTGGCTGAAACGTCGTGGGCGGACGACCAGCTCGCCGCCGCAGTTAGGACAGTTACGGTCGCGTTCCCCGGCGCACGTCGCGCAAAACGTACACTCGTAAGAGCAGACGTACGCCTCATCGGCCAGGCCGAGCGGCGCGGCGCAGATTTCGCAGGCGTCCTTCATCTGCATTAGCGCCCGCCGGGAACCTCGCACGATTCGAACGCGACGTCGTAGATCCCCAGTCCGTATCCGTCGGGCG
This window contains:
- a CDS encoding NIPSNAP family protein, coding for MNVTCLIRYQIDPFQTAAFEEYARNWGTIVPRCGGSLLGYFMPHEGSNDVAYALIGFDSLAAYERYRERLRGDDEARANFAMAQNKRLILREERSFVRIVSS
- a CDS encoding LptF/LptG family permease; translation: MPILDAYLLREMLGPFLFAFSAFLLFWALNIFFLAADYIINQHAPFFLVLRFVIFRVPQAIPMAFPFACLFAALLAMGRVMGDNEVTAMRTAGISVVRIAIAPLVFGFVMFLIAYGMNEWIAPASVDLSTRTFYQIIYHTDALPVEPQFFRKDQDTGNVFYVTQVGTDNRTMEDVQIFKPARYGPWNETLQAKTASVRGNSLVLHDVIDTRYNNDGYLTNQQRVKEISIGLPMGETVSQFVSNVNNDPWTMSSKSLRQQVNALETQGIGGTALGNLQLNLADKLAWPFACFIGVVLALPLALRFGKRGRTLGIAMAIIAFFVYYLMTSAAAAFGRNGAINPYLAAWLPNALMGIVGVTLLRLEER